Proteins encoded together in one Phycisphaerae bacterium window:
- a CDS encoding GTPase domain-containing protein — translation MMDAEREPRPGTQAAPPDAEAAPALLRRFLGRLRLGYQRQRAPAAAGAETAAPDDRLMTLLLAEAAVGYVELAAVAHPPQLVVLGPTQTGKSTVVNLLLGRPLAEVSPLAGFTVHPQGFWIGAAGQATDWLAHLFTGWRRVAPAELTRDDLETYSVSLVDPPAVSASGLLFDTPMVLPPCVIWDTPDFDSLAARQYARGVLECAALADLYVLVLSREKYSDLSVWRLLELLTPLGRPLVIVLNKSTPDAEVTLLQSLQERLRERGRAWGDVPVITVPYDPALSGGDGAAARAAVPPLHGAIGRLLAALPRGDAARGARGVRTLLRKHWDGWLGPIHAEEAARAEWRRMVAAAGDGFLAAYTRDYLEHPERYDSFRRATVELLGLLELPRVGGVMARVRQAVTWPARQILSAGRAWFADRRPRAGTLHSLGAEVAVLLDTLDGLLTGLRRDVARRCGPGTPGCAVWQALERKLEQDESALRAGFEAAIRAHHENVTGEVRAAANRLYAELQKSPARLAALRTARATLDVGGLVLAMKTGGLTPLDAVWAPATFALTSLLMEGVTGLELGREARQLKARQRAAVADGFVAGTLVCTLSGLVNDLDPAELFNVPAAEIEAATAALRTWERGAGGSRAGGPP, via the coding sequence ATGATGGACGCCGAGCGCGAGCCCCGGCCTGGAACGCAGGCAGCGCCCCCGGATGCGGAGGCCGCGCCCGCGCTGCTGCGTCGCTTCCTCGGCCGCTTGCGCCTGGGATATCAACGCCAGCGCGCGCCGGCGGCGGCCGGGGCCGAAACCGCCGCGCCCGACGACCGGCTGATGACACTGCTGCTGGCCGAGGCGGCCGTCGGCTACGTCGAACTGGCGGCGGTCGCACATCCCCCACAGCTCGTCGTGCTCGGGCCGACGCAGACGGGGAAGAGCACGGTTGTGAACCTGTTGCTGGGCAGGCCGCTGGCGGAGGTGAGCCCCCTGGCCGGCTTCACCGTGCACCCGCAGGGTTTCTGGATCGGGGCCGCGGGCCAGGCGACCGACTGGCTTGCACACCTGTTCACCGGCTGGCGGCGGGTCGCCCCCGCGGAACTGACCCGCGATGACCTCGAAACCTATTCCGTGAGCCTGGTCGACCCACCGGCCGTTTCCGCGTCCGGCTTGCTGTTCGACACGCCGATGGTGTTGCCCCCGTGCGTGATCTGGGATACGCCGGACTTCGATTCATTGGCGGCGCGGCAGTACGCGCGCGGCGTGCTGGAATGCGCCGCGCTGGCGGACCTGTACGTGCTGGTGCTCAGCCGGGAGAAATACTCCGACCTGTCGGTCTGGCGGCTGCTGGAACTGCTCACGCCGCTGGGCCGGCCGTTGGTCATTGTGCTCAACAAGTCGACGCCGGATGCGGAGGTGACCCTGCTGCAGTCCTTGCAGGAGCGGCTGCGCGAGCGCGGGCGCGCGTGGGGCGATGTGCCGGTGATCACGGTGCCGTACGATCCCGCGCTGTCGGGCGGGGATGGGGCGGCGGCCCGGGCCGCAGTACCCCCGCTGCATGGTGCCATCGGTCGGCTCTTGGCGGCGCTGCCGCGGGGCGACGCCGCACGCGGCGCCCGGGGCGTGCGGACGCTGCTGCGGAAGCACTGGGATGGGTGGCTCGGACCGATCCACGCCGAGGAGGCGGCCCGGGCTGAATGGCGGCGCATGGTGGCGGCCGCGGGGGACGGGTTCCTGGCGGCGTACACGCGCGATTACCTGGAGCATCCGGAGCGGTATGACAGCTTTCGGCGGGCGACCGTCGAGCTCCTTGGGCTGCTGGAGCTGCCGCGTGTCGGTGGCGTGATGGCGCGTGTGCGGCAGGCGGTGACGTGGCCGGCGCGGCAGATCCTGTCCGCGGGGCGCGCGTGGTTTGCGGATCGCCGGCCGCGGGCCGGGACGCTGCACAGCCTGGGGGCCGAAGTGGCCGTGCTGCTGGATACGCTGGATGGCCTGCTGACAGGGCTGCGGCGTGATGTGGCGCGGCGCTGCGGGCCGGGTACGCCGGGCTGTGCCGTGTGGCAGGCGCTGGAGCGCAAGCTGGAGCAGGATGAGTCGGCGCTGCGGGCCGGTTTCGAGGCGGCGATCCGGGCACACCACGAGAATGTGACGGGCGAAGTGCGCGCGGCGGCGAATCGTCTGTATGCCGAGCTGCAGAAGAGCCCGGCCCGGCTGGCCGCGCTGCGGACTGCGCGGGCGACGCTCGATGTGGGAGGTCTGGTGCTGGCCATGAAGACCGGCGGACTAACGCCGCTGGACGCGGTCTGGGCACCGGCCACATTCGCGCTCACGTCGCTGTTAATGGAGGGCGTGACCGGGCTGGAGCTGGGGCGCGAAGCGCGCCAGCTCAAGGCGCGGCAACGCGCGGCGGTGGCGGATGGCTTCGTCGCCGGCACACTGGTGTGCACCTTGAGCGGTCTTGTGAATGATCTGGACCCAGCCGAACTCTTCAACGTCCCGGCGGCGGAGATCGAGGCCGCGACCGCGGCGCTGCGGACGTGGGAGCGCGGCGCGGGCGGATCACGTGCCGGAGGGCCGCCATGA
- a CDS encoding GTPase domain-containing protein, giving the protein MNARTVTTSVGPADFTALLQRARQWATQASAAGFLDEADLARFAAVEAATPADLFCDQQARPLVVAFFGGTGVGKSSLLNRLAGAAIARTGVERPTSHEATVYVHESVALAELPPDLPTDTVQVRRHSADAQRGVLWLDAPDIDSTAEENRRAALAWLPHVDLVCYVVSPERYRDDVGWRVLQQRGHKHGWLFVLNRWDEGDPQQAADFARMLNEAGFEQPLLLRTCCRPGRALPSPDEFDQLALTLAALLKAHGVRELTRLGHRARGRELAAALEAALRRLGDEAAWAALIAAAGQRWDIDALTISEGAEWSIRALAARFAASEGGLLVELRRGLTAARGTAAAGASEGGALELQVDRVAGQLWDDWMQAKLAACCDALELAHRRAGLCGEPLRRRLDEVGGALGAQVAQHLRDRLRTALARPGTGLTRLARRATGFLMGFLPLLALVWVAWAVVVGYYRAVHGTAPYRGVELAVHSLLVVAIAWAVPFILDRLLRPSMERTVGRALRAGLRAALDDAGAAIVAAVRACEKDAASQRAAGQALLTAARQLLSDSASVRAPVTARLISRVADASRK; this is encoded by the coding sequence ATGAACGCGCGGACTGTCACGACGAGCGTTGGGCCCGCGGACTTCACGGCGCTGCTGCAACGCGCGCGGCAATGGGCAACGCAGGCCAGCGCCGCGGGCTTCCTCGACGAGGCGGACCTGGCGCGCTTCGCGGCGGTCGAGGCGGCCACGCCGGCGGACCTCTTCTGCGACCAGCAGGCGCGGCCGCTCGTCGTGGCGTTCTTCGGCGGCACGGGCGTCGGCAAGAGCAGCCTGCTCAACCGGCTGGCCGGCGCGGCGATTGCGCGCACCGGCGTGGAGCGGCCAACGTCGCACGAAGCCACCGTCTATGTCCATGAGTCGGTGGCTCTGGCCGAGTTGCCGCCTGACCTGCCGACCGACACGGTGCAGGTGCGCCGGCACAGTGCGGACGCGCAGCGCGGGGTGCTCTGGCTCGACGCGCCCGACATCGACAGTACAGCCGAGGAGAACCGGCGCGCGGCGCTGGCCTGGTTGCCGCACGTGGACCTGGTCTGCTACGTCGTGAGCCCGGAGCGCTATCGGGACGACGTGGGCTGGCGCGTGCTGCAGCAGCGCGGCCACAAGCACGGCTGGCTCTTCGTGCTGAATCGCTGGGACGAGGGCGATCCGCAGCAGGCGGCCGACTTCGCGCGCATGCTCAACGAGGCTGGGTTCGAGCAGCCGCTGCTGCTGCGCACCTGCTGCCGGCCCGGCCGCGCGTTGCCGTCGCCGGATGAGTTTGACCAGCTTGCACTCACGCTGGCTGCGCTGCTCAAGGCGCATGGAGTCCGCGAGCTGACGCGCCTCGGACACCGGGCGCGGGGGCGGGAGCTGGCCGCGGCGCTGGAGGCGGCGCTGCGCCGCTTGGGCGACGAGGCCGCCTGGGCCGCGCTGATCGCCGCCGCCGGCCAACGCTGGGACATCGACGCGCTGACGATCAGCGAAGGCGCCGAATGGTCGATTCGCGCGCTGGCGGCGCGTTTCGCCGCGTCTGAGGGCGGGTTGCTGGTCGAGCTGCGCCGCGGGCTGACGGCGGCGCGCGGCACAGCCGCGGCCGGTGCGTCCGAGGGCGGCGCGCTGGAGCTTCAGGTGGACCGGGTCGCCGGGCAGCTCTGGGACGATTGGATGCAGGCCAAGCTCGCGGCGTGCTGCGACGCGCTGGAGCTTGCGCACCGGCGGGCCGGACTGTGTGGCGAGCCGCTGCGGCGCCGCCTGGACGAGGTGGGCGGTGCCCTGGGAGCGCAGGTGGCGCAGCATTTGCGCGATCGCCTGCGCACCGCCTTGGCGCGGCCGGGCACGGGTCTGACGCGCCTCGCACGGCGTGCTACCGGGTTCCTGATGGGCTTTCTGCCGCTGCTGGCGCTCGTCTGGGTAGCGTGGGCGGTGGTCGTTGGCTACTACCGGGCCGTGCATGGCACCGCGCCGTATCGTGGCGTGGAGCTGGCAGTGCACAGCCTGCTGGTCGTGGCGATTGCCTGGGCGGTGCCGTTCATTCTCGACCGGTTGCTGCGGCCCTCCATGGAAAGGACCGTGGGGCGGGCGCTGCGCGCGGGCCTGCGCGCGGCGCTGGATGATGCCGGAGCGGCGATCGTGGCGGCGGTGCGCGCGTGCGAGAAGGATGCCGCCAGCCAGCGTGCCGCCGGTCAGGCGCTGCTGACTGCCGCGCGGCAACTGCTGAGCGATTCGGCGTCTGTGCGCGCGCCCGTAACTGCGCGGCTGATTTCGCGGGTGGCGGACGCCTCCCGCAAATAG
- a CDS encoding acetyltransferase — protein sequence MLTVQRHPGPPKRVLILGAGGHGRVVLDILLQTGRHQVAGFLDNNPNIRGRRVDGLPVLGTIDDLPRLAGELDIAGVIIAIGDNGVRRGLAREVDAAGIELINAIHPSAAIARNATFGRNVVVAAGVVVCAHCQIGDSTILNTGCIIDYQTMIGEGSHICPGVRIAGRVKVEPGTFIGIGATIIPKVTLGYESIIGAGSVVIEDVPALATVVGVPARNIKLAATSEDIAAMLLPAQV from the coding sequence GGCCGCGTCGTCCTGGATATCCTGCTGCAGACCGGCCGGCACCAGGTCGCCGGGTTCCTCGACAATAACCCGAACATCCGCGGCCGCCGCGTTGACGGCCTTCCGGTCCTCGGAACCATCGACGACCTGCCCCGCCTGGCCGGCGAGCTGGACATCGCCGGCGTCATCATCGCGATCGGCGACAACGGCGTACGCCGGGGCCTGGCCCGTGAAGTGGATGCCGCCGGGATCGAGCTCATCAACGCGATTCACCCGTCCGCCGCGATCGCCCGTAACGCAACCTTCGGGCGGAACGTCGTCGTCGCGGCCGGCGTGGTGGTCTGTGCGCACTGCCAGATCGGCGATTCCACGATCCTCAATACGGGCTGCATCATCGACTACCAGACGATGATCGGCGAGGGCAGTCATATCTGTCCGGGCGTGCGCATCGCCGGCCGCGTGAAGGTCGAGCCGGGCACCTTTATCGGCATCGGCGCCACGATCATCCCCAAGGTCACGCTGGGCTACGAGTCGATCATCGGCGCCGGCTCGGTCGTCATCGAAGACGTGCCAGCCCTGGCGACCGTCGTCGGCGTGCCCGCCAGGAACATCAAGCTCGCGGCGACGTCCGAGGACATTGCGGCGATGCTCCTGCCCGCCCAGGTCTGA